Proteins from one Bos taurus isolate L1 Dominette 01449 registration number 42190680 breed Hereford chromosome 7, ARS-UCD2.0, whole genome shotgun sequence genomic window:
- the HNRNPM gene encoding heterogeneous nuclear ribonucleoprotein M isoform X6, which translates to MEESMKKAAEVLNKHSLSGRPLKVKEDPDGEHARRAMQKVMATTGGMGMGPGGPGMINIPPSILNNPNIPNEIIHALQAGRLGSTVFVANLDYKVGWKKLKEVFSMAGVVVRADILEDKDGKSRGIGTVTFEQSIEAVQAISMFNGQLLFDRPMHVKMDERALPKGDFFPPERPQQLPHGLGGIGMGLGPGGQPIDANHLNKGIGMGNLGPAGMGMEGIGFGINKMGGMEGPFGGGMENMGRFGSGMNMGRINGGGGGSVPGIERMGPGIDRIGGAGMERMGAGLGHGMDRVGSEIERMGLVMDRMGSVERMGSGIERMGPLGLDHMASSIERMGQTMERIGSGVERMGAGMGFGLERMAAPIDRVGQTIERMGSGVERMGPAIERMGLGMERMVPAGMGAGLERMGPVMDRMATGLERMGANNLERMGLERMGANSLERMGLERMGANSLERMGPAMGPALGAGIERMGLAMGGGGGASFDRAIEMERGNFGGSFAGSFGGAGGHAPGVARKACQIFVRNLPFDFTWKMLKDKFNECGHVLYADIKMENGKSKGCGVVKFESPEVAERACRMMNGMKLSGREIDVRIDRNA; encoded by the exons GATCCTGATGGTGAACATGCCAGGAGAGCAATGCAAAAGGTGATGGCTACGACTGGTGGGATGGGTATGGGACCAGGTGGCCCAGGAATGATTAATATCCCACCCAGTATCCTAAATAATCCTAACATCCCAAATGAGATTATCCATGCATTACAGGCTGGAAGACTTGGAAGCACAGTATTTGTAGCAAAT CTGGATTATAAAGTTGGCTGGAAGAAACTGAAGGAAGTTTTTAGTATGGCTGGTGTGGTGGTCCGAGCAGACATTCTTGAGGATAAAGACGGAAAAAGTCGTGGAATAGGCACTGTTACTTTTGAACAGTCCATTGAAGCCGTGCAAGCTATAT CTATGTTTAATGGCCAGCTGCTGTTTGACAGACCAATGCACGTGAAAATG gaTGAGAGGGCCTTACCAAAGGGAGATTTTTTCCCTCCTGAGCGTCCACAACAACTTCCCC atggacttGGTGGTATTGGCATGGGGTTAGGACCAGGAGGGCAGCCTATTGATGCCAACCATTTGAATAAAGGCATTGGAATGGGCAACCTGGGACCTGCAG gaatgGGAATGGAAGGCATAGGatttggaataaataaaatgggag GCATGGAAGGACCCTTTGGTGGTGGTATGGAAAACATGGGTCGATTTGGATCTGGGATGAACATGGGCAGAATAAACG gtGGAGGCGGAGGCAGTGTCCCTGGAATTGAGAGGATGGGCCCTGGCATTGACCGCATCGGGGGGGCCGGCATGGAACGCATGGGCGCAGGCCTGGGCCACGGCATGGATCGTGTGGGCTCCGAGATTGAGCGCATGGGCCTGGTCATGGACCGCATGGGCTCCGTCGAGCGCATGGGCTCTGGCATCGAGCGCATGGGCCCCCTGGGCCTCGACCACATGGCCTCCAGCATCGAGCGCATGGGCCAGACCATGGAGCGCATCGGCTCTGGCGTAGAGCGCATGGGTGCCGGCATGGGCTTTGGCCTCGAGCGAATGGCCGCACCCATTGACCGTGTGGGCCAGACCATCGAGCGCATGGGCTCTGGTGTGGAGCGCATGGGCCCTGCCATCGAGCGCATGGGCCTGGGCATGGAGCGCATGGTGCCCGCAGGCATGGGGGCAGGCCTGGAGCGCATGGGCCCCGTGATGGATCGCATGGCCACCGGCCTGGAGCGCATGGGCGCCAACAACCTGGAGCGCATGGGCCTGGAGCGTATGGGCGCCAACAGTCTCGAGCGTATGGGCCTGGAGCGCATGGGCGCCAACAGCCTAGAGCGTATGGGTCCTGCCATGGGCCCGGCCCTGGGCGCTGGCATTGAGCGCATGGGCCTGGCCATGGGTGGCGGTGGCGGTGCCAGCTTTGACCGTGCCATCGAGATGGAGCGTGGCAACTTTGGAGGAAGTTTCGCGGGTTCCTTTGGTGGAGCTGGAGGCCATGCCCCTGGGGTGGCCAGGAAGGCCTGCCAGATATTTGTGAGAAAT CTCCCGTTTGATTTTACATGGAAGATGCTAAAAGACAAGTTCAACGAATGCG GCCACGTGCTGTATGCTGACATCAAGATGGAGAATGGGAAGTCCAAGGGGTGCGGTGTGGTTAAGTTTGAGTCGCCAGAGGTGGCTGAGAGAGCCTGCCGGATGATGAATGGGATGAAGCTGAGTGGCCGAGAGATTGATGTTCGAATCGATAGAAATGCTTAA
- the HNRNPM gene encoding heterogeneous nuclear ribonucleoprotein M isoform X7 → MEESMKKAAEVLNKHSLSGRPLKVKEDPDGEHARRAMQKAGRLGSTVFVANLDYKVGWKKLKEVFSMAGVVVRADILEDKDGKSRGIGTVTFEQSIEAVQAISMFNGQLLFDRPMHVKMDERALPKGDFFPPERPQQLPHGLGGIGMGLGPGGQPIDANHLNKGIGMGNLGPAGMEGPFGGGMENMGRFGSGMNMGRINEMERGRGGGFERDFARKQMGMSRSFGEPLGRGMEILSNALKRGEIIAKQGGGGGGGSVPGIERMGPGIDRIGGAGMERMGAGLGHGMDRVGSEIERMGLVMDRMGSVERMGSGIERMGPLGLDHMASSIERMGQTMERIGSGVERMGAGMGFGLERMAAPIDRVGQTIERMGSGVERMGPAIERMGLGMERMVPAGMGAGLERMGPVMDRMATGLERMGANNLERMGLERMGANSLERMGLERMGANSLERMGPAMGPALGAGIERMGLAMGGGGGASFDRAIEMERGNFGGSFAGSFGGAGGHAPGVARKACQIFVRNLPFDFTWKMLKDKFNECGHVLYADIKMENGKSKGCGVVKFESPEVAERACRMMNGMKLSGREIDVRIDRNA, encoded by the exons GATCCTGATGGTGAACATGCCAGGAGAGCAATGCAAAAG GCTGGAAGACTTGGAAGCACAGTATTTGTAGCAAAT CTGGATTATAAAGTTGGCTGGAAGAAACTGAAGGAAGTTTTTAGTATGGCTGGTGTGGTGGTCCGAGCAGACATTCTTGAGGATAAAGACGGAAAAAGTCGTGGAATAGGCACTGTTACTTTTGAACAGTCCATTGAAGCCGTGCAAGCTATAT CTATGTTTAATGGCCAGCTGCTGTTTGACAGACCAATGCACGTGAAAATG gaTGAGAGGGCCTTACCAAAGGGAGATTTTTTCCCTCCTGAGCGTCCACAACAACTTCCCC atggacttGGTGGTATTGGCATGGGGTTAGGACCAGGAGGGCAGCCTATTGATGCCAACCATTTGAATAAAGGCATTGGAATGGGCAACCTGGGACCTGCAG GCATGGAAGGACCCTTTGGTGGTGGTATGGAAAACATGGGTCGATTTGGATCTGGGATGAACATGGGCAGAATAAACG AGATGGAGCGTGGCAGGGGTGGAGGATTTGAGAGAGACTTTGCCAGAAAGCAGATGGGAATGTCTCGAAGCTTTGGAGAGCCCCTTGGCAGAGGAATGG AAATCCTAAGTAATGCCCTGAAGAGAGGAGAGATCATTGCAAAGCAGGGAGGAG gtGGAGGCGGAGGCAGTGTCCCTGGAATTGAGAGGATGGGCCCTGGCATTGACCGCATCGGGGGGGCCGGCATGGAACGCATGGGCGCAGGCCTGGGCCACGGCATGGATCGTGTGGGCTCCGAGATTGAGCGCATGGGCCTGGTCATGGACCGCATGGGCTCCGTCGAGCGCATGGGCTCTGGCATCGAGCGCATGGGCCCCCTGGGCCTCGACCACATGGCCTCCAGCATCGAGCGCATGGGCCAGACCATGGAGCGCATCGGCTCTGGCGTAGAGCGCATGGGTGCCGGCATGGGCTTTGGCCTCGAGCGAATGGCCGCACCCATTGACCGTGTGGGCCAGACCATCGAGCGCATGGGCTCTGGTGTGGAGCGCATGGGCCCTGCCATCGAGCGCATGGGCCTGGGCATGGAGCGCATGGTGCCCGCAGGCATGGGGGCAGGCCTGGAGCGCATGGGCCCCGTGATGGATCGCATGGCCACCGGCCTGGAGCGCATGGGCGCCAACAACCTGGAGCGCATGGGCCTGGAGCGTATGGGCGCCAACAGTCTCGAGCGTATGGGCCTGGAGCGCATGGGCGCCAACAGCCTAGAGCGTATGGGTCCTGCCATGGGCCCGGCCCTGGGCGCTGGCATTGAGCGCATGGGCCTGGCCATGGGTGGCGGTGGCGGTGCCAGCTTTGACCGTGCCATCGAGATGGAGCGTGGCAACTTTGGAGGAAGTTTCGCGGGTTCCTTTGGTGGAGCTGGAGGCCATGCCCCTGGGGTGGCCAGGAAGGCCTGCCAGATATTTGTGAGAAAT CTCCCGTTTGATTTTACATGGAAGATGCTAAAAGACAAGTTCAACGAATGCG GCCACGTGCTGTATGCTGACATCAAGATGGAGAATGGGAAGTCCAAGGGGTGCGGTGTGGTTAAGTTTGAGTCGCCAGAGGTGGCTGAGAGAGCCTGCCGGATGATGAATGGGATGAAGCTGAGTGGCCGAGAGATTGATGTTCGAATCGATAGAAATGCTTAA
- the HNRNPM gene encoding heterogeneous nuclear ribonucleoprotein M isoform X3, with protein sequence MEESMKKAAEVLNKHSLSGRPLKVKEDPDGEHARRAMQKAGRLGSTVFVANLDYKVGWKKLKEVFSMAGVVVRADILEDKDGKSRGIGTVTFEQSIEAVQAISMFNGQLLFDRPMHVKMDERALPKGDFFPPERPQQLPHGLGGIGMGLGPGGQPIDANHLNKGIGMGNLGPAGMGMEGIGFGINKMGGMEGPFGGGMENMGRFGSGMNMGRINEMERGRGGGFERDFARKQMGMSRSFGEPLGRGMEILSNALKRGEIIAKQGGGGGGGSVPGIERMGPGIDRIGGAGMERMGAGLGHGMDRVGSEIERMGLVMDRMGSVERMGSGIERMGPLGLDHMASSIERMGQTMERIGSGVERMGAGMGFGLERMAAPIDRVGQTIERMGSGVERMGPAIERMGLGMERMVPAGMGAGLERMGPVMDRMATGLERMGANNLERMGLERMGANSLERMGLERMGANSLERMGPAMGPALGAGIERMGLAMGGGGGASFDRAIEMERGNFGGSFAGSFGGAGGHAPGVARKACQIFVRNLPFDFTWKMLKDKFNECGHVLYADIKMENGKSKGCGVVKFESPEVAERACRMMNGMKLSGREIDVRIDRNA encoded by the exons GATCCTGATGGTGAACATGCCAGGAGAGCAATGCAAAAG GCTGGAAGACTTGGAAGCACAGTATTTGTAGCAAAT CTGGATTATAAAGTTGGCTGGAAGAAACTGAAGGAAGTTTTTAGTATGGCTGGTGTGGTGGTCCGAGCAGACATTCTTGAGGATAAAGACGGAAAAAGTCGTGGAATAGGCACTGTTACTTTTGAACAGTCCATTGAAGCCGTGCAAGCTATAT CTATGTTTAATGGCCAGCTGCTGTTTGACAGACCAATGCACGTGAAAATG gaTGAGAGGGCCTTACCAAAGGGAGATTTTTTCCCTCCTGAGCGTCCACAACAACTTCCCC atggacttGGTGGTATTGGCATGGGGTTAGGACCAGGAGGGCAGCCTATTGATGCCAACCATTTGAATAAAGGCATTGGAATGGGCAACCTGGGACCTGCAG gaatgGGAATGGAAGGCATAGGatttggaataaataaaatgggag GCATGGAAGGACCCTTTGGTGGTGGTATGGAAAACATGGGTCGATTTGGATCTGGGATGAACATGGGCAGAATAAACG AGATGGAGCGTGGCAGGGGTGGAGGATTTGAGAGAGACTTTGCCAGAAAGCAGATGGGAATGTCTCGAAGCTTTGGAGAGCCCCTTGGCAGAGGAATGG AAATCCTAAGTAATGCCCTGAAGAGAGGAGAGATCATTGCAAAGCAGGGAGGAG gtGGAGGCGGAGGCAGTGTCCCTGGAATTGAGAGGATGGGCCCTGGCATTGACCGCATCGGGGGGGCCGGCATGGAACGCATGGGCGCAGGCCTGGGCCACGGCATGGATCGTGTGGGCTCCGAGATTGAGCGCATGGGCCTGGTCATGGACCGCATGGGCTCCGTCGAGCGCATGGGCTCTGGCATCGAGCGCATGGGCCCCCTGGGCCTCGACCACATGGCCTCCAGCATCGAGCGCATGGGCCAGACCATGGAGCGCATCGGCTCTGGCGTAGAGCGCATGGGTGCCGGCATGGGCTTTGGCCTCGAGCGAATGGCCGCACCCATTGACCGTGTGGGCCAGACCATCGAGCGCATGGGCTCTGGTGTGGAGCGCATGGGCCCTGCCATCGAGCGCATGGGCCTGGGCATGGAGCGCATGGTGCCCGCAGGCATGGGGGCAGGCCTGGAGCGCATGGGCCCCGTGATGGATCGCATGGCCACCGGCCTGGAGCGCATGGGCGCCAACAACCTGGAGCGCATGGGCCTGGAGCGTATGGGCGCCAACAGTCTCGAGCGTATGGGCCTGGAGCGCATGGGCGCCAACAGCCTAGAGCGTATGGGTCCTGCCATGGGCCCGGCCCTGGGCGCTGGCATTGAGCGCATGGGCCTGGCCATGGGTGGCGGTGGCGGTGCCAGCTTTGACCGTGCCATCGAGATGGAGCGTGGCAACTTTGGAGGAAGTTTCGCGGGTTCCTTTGGTGGAGCTGGAGGCCATGCCCCTGGGGTGGCCAGGAAGGCCTGCCAGATATTTGTGAGAAAT CTCCCGTTTGATTTTACATGGAAGATGCTAAAAGACAAGTTCAACGAATGCG GCCACGTGCTGTATGCTGACATCAAGATGGAGAATGGGAAGTCCAAGGGGTGCGGTGTGGTTAAGTTTGAGTCGCCAGAGGTGGCTGAGAGAGCCTGCCGGATGATGAATGGGATGAAGCTGAGTGGCCGAGAGATTGATGTTCGAATCGATAGAAATGCTTAA
- the HNRNPM gene encoding heterogeneous nuclear ribonucleoprotein M isoform X1 — MEESMKKAAEVLNKHSLSGRPLKVKEDPDGEHARRAMQKVMATTGGMGMGPGGPGMINIPPSILNNPNIPNEIIHALQAGRLGSTVFVANLDYKVGWKKLKEVFSMAGVVVRADILEDKDGKSRGIGTVTFEQSIEAVQAISMFNGQLLFDRPMHVKMDERALPKGDFFPPERPQQLPHGLGGIGMGLGPGGQPIDANHLNKGIGMGNLGPAGMGMEGIGFGINKMGGMEGPFGGGMENMGRFGSGMNMGRINEMERGRGGGFERDFARKQMGMSRSFGEPLGRGMEILSNALKRGEIIAKQGGGGGGGSVPGIERMGPGIDRIGGAGMERMGAGLGHGMDRVGSEIERMGLVMDRMGSVERMGSGIERMGPLGLDHMASSIERMGQTMERIGSGVERMGAGMGFGLERMAAPIDRVGQTIERMGSGVERMGPAIERMGLGMERMVPAGMGAGLERMGPVMDRMATGLERMGANNLERMGLERMGANSLERMGLERMGANSLERMGPAMGPALGAGIERMGLAMGGGGGASFDRAIEMERGNFGGSFAGSFGGAGGHAPGVARKACQIFVRNLPFDFTWKMLKDKFNECGHVLYADIKMENGKSKGCGVVKFESPEVAERACRMMNGMKLSGREIDVRIDRNA; from the exons GATCCTGATGGTGAACATGCCAGGAGAGCAATGCAAAAGGTGATGGCTACGACTGGTGGGATGGGTATGGGACCAGGTGGCCCAGGAATGATTAATATCCCACCCAGTATCCTAAATAATCCTAACATCCCAAATGAGATTATCCATGCATTACAGGCTGGAAGACTTGGAAGCACAGTATTTGTAGCAAAT CTGGATTATAAAGTTGGCTGGAAGAAACTGAAGGAAGTTTTTAGTATGGCTGGTGTGGTGGTCCGAGCAGACATTCTTGAGGATAAAGACGGAAAAAGTCGTGGAATAGGCACTGTTACTTTTGAACAGTCCATTGAAGCCGTGCAAGCTATAT CTATGTTTAATGGCCAGCTGCTGTTTGACAGACCAATGCACGTGAAAATG gaTGAGAGGGCCTTACCAAAGGGAGATTTTTTCCCTCCTGAGCGTCCACAACAACTTCCCC atggacttGGTGGTATTGGCATGGGGTTAGGACCAGGAGGGCAGCCTATTGATGCCAACCATTTGAATAAAGGCATTGGAATGGGCAACCTGGGACCTGCAG gaatgGGAATGGAAGGCATAGGatttggaataaataaaatgggag GCATGGAAGGACCCTTTGGTGGTGGTATGGAAAACATGGGTCGATTTGGATCTGGGATGAACATGGGCAGAATAAACG AGATGGAGCGTGGCAGGGGTGGAGGATTTGAGAGAGACTTTGCCAGAAAGCAGATGGGAATGTCTCGAAGCTTTGGAGAGCCCCTTGGCAGAGGAATGG AAATCCTAAGTAATGCCCTGAAGAGAGGAGAGATCATTGCAAAGCAGGGAGGAG gtGGAGGCGGAGGCAGTGTCCCTGGAATTGAGAGGATGGGCCCTGGCATTGACCGCATCGGGGGGGCCGGCATGGAACGCATGGGCGCAGGCCTGGGCCACGGCATGGATCGTGTGGGCTCCGAGATTGAGCGCATGGGCCTGGTCATGGACCGCATGGGCTCCGTCGAGCGCATGGGCTCTGGCATCGAGCGCATGGGCCCCCTGGGCCTCGACCACATGGCCTCCAGCATCGAGCGCATGGGCCAGACCATGGAGCGCATCGGCTCTGGCGTAGAGCGCATGGGTGCCGGCATGGGCTTTGGCCTCGAGCGAATGGCCGCACCCATTGACCGTGTGGGCCAGACCATCGAGCGCATGGGCTCTGGTGTGGAGCGCATGGGCCCTGCCATCGAGCGCATGGGCCTGGGCATGGAGCGCATGGTGCCCGCAGGCATGGGGGCAGGCCTGGAGCGCATGGGCCCCGTGATGGATCGCATGGCCACCGGCCTGGAGCGCATGGGCGCCAACAACCTGGAGCGCATGGGCCTGGAGCGTATGGGCGCCAACAGTCTCGAGCGTATGGGCCTGGAGCGCATGGGCGCCAACAGCCTAGAGCGTATGGGTCCTGCCATGGGCCCGGCCCTGGGCGCTGGCATTGAGCGCATGGGCCTGGCCATGGGTGGCGGTGGCGGTGCCAGCTTTGACCGTGCCATCGAGATGGAGCGTGGCAACTTTGGAGGAAGTTTCGCGGGTTCCTTTGGTGGAGCTGGAGGCCATGCCCCTGGGGTGGCCAGGAAGGCCTGCCAGATATTTGTGAGAAAT CTCCCGTTTGATTTTACATGGAAGATGCTAAAAGACAAGTTCAACGAATGCG GCCACGTGCTGTATGCTGACATCAAGATGGAGAATGGGAAGTCCAAGGGGTGCGGTGTGGTTAAGTTTGAGTCGCCAGAGGTGGCTGAGAGAGCCTGCCGGATGATGAATGGGATGAAGCTGAGTGGCCGAGAGATTGATGTTCGAATCGATAGAAATGCTTAA
- the HNRNPM gene encoding heterogeneous nuclear ribonucleoprotein M isoform X10 — protein MEESMKKAAEVLNKHSLSGRPLKVKEDPDGEHARRAMQKAGRLGSTVFVANLDYKVGWKKLKEVFSMAGVVVRADILEDKDGKSRGIGTVTFEQSIEAVQAISMFNGQLLFDRPMHVKMDERALPKGDFFPPERPQQLPHGLGGIGMGLGPGGQPIDANHLNKGIGMGNLGPAGMGMEGIGFGINKMGGMEGPFGGGMENMGRFGSGMNMGRINGGGGGSVPGIERMGPGIDRIGGAGMERMGAGLGHGMDRVGSEIERMGLVMDRMGSVERMGSGIERMGPLGLDHMASSIERMGQTMERIGSGVERMGAGMGFGLERMAAPIDRVGQTIERMGSGVERMGPAIERMGLGMERMVPAGMGAGLERMGPVMDRMATGLERMGANNLERMGLERMGANSLERMGLERMGANSLERMGPAMGPALGAGIERMGLAMGGGGGASFDRAIEMERGNFGGSFAGSFGGAGGHAPGVARKACQIFVRNLPFDFTWKMLKDKFNECGHVLYADIKMENGKSKGCGVVKFESPEVAERACRMMNGMKLSGREIDVRIDRNA, from the exons GATCCTGATGGTGAACATGCCAGGAGAGCAATGCAAAAG GCTGGAAGACTTGGAAGCACAGTATTTGTAGCAAAT CTGGATTATAAAGTTGGCTGGAAGAAACTGAAGGAAGTTTTTAGTATGGCTGGTGTGGTGGTCCGAGCAGACATTCTTGAGGATAAAGACGGAAAAAGTCGTGGAATAGGCACTGTTACTTTTGAACAGTCCATTGAAGCCGTGCAAGCTATAT CTATGTTTAATGGCCAGCTGCTGTTTGACAGACCAATGCACGTGAAAATG gaTGAGAGGGCCTTACCAAAGGGAGATTTTTTCCCTCCTGAGCGTCCACAACAACTTCCCC atggacttGGTGGTATTGGCATGGGGTTAGGACCAGGAGGGCAGCCTATTGATGCCAACCATTTGAATAAAGGCATTGGAATGGGCAACCTGGGACCTGCAG gaatgGGAATGGAAGGCATAGGatttggaataaataaaatgggag GCATGGAAGGACCCTTTGGTGGTGGTATGGAAAACATGGGTCGATTTGGATCTGGGATGAACATGGGCAGAATAAACG gtGGAGGCGGAGGCAGTGTCCCTGGAATTGAGAGGATGGGCCCTGGCATTGACCGCATCGGGGGGGCCGGCATGGAACGCATGGGCGCAGGCCTGGGCCACGGCATGGATCGTGTGGGCTCCGAGATTGAGCGCATGGGCCTGGTCATGGACCGCATGGGCTCCGTCGAGCGCATGGGCTCTGGCATCGAGCGCATGGGCCCCCTGGGCCTCGACCACATGGCCTCCAGCATCGAGCGCATGGGCCAGACCATGGAGCGCATCGGCTCTGGCGTAGAGCGCATGGGTGCCGGCATGGGCTTTGGCCTCGAGCGAATGGCCGCACCCATTGACCGTGTGGGCCAGACCATCGAGCGCATGGGCTCTGGTGTGGAGCGCATGGGCCCTGCCATCGAGCGCATGGGCCTGGGCATGGAGCGCATGGTGCCCGCAGGCATGGGGGCAGGCCTGGAGCGCATGGGCCCCGTGATGGATCGCATGGCCACCGGCCTGGAGCGCATGGGCGCCAACAACCTGGAGCGCATGGGCCTGGAGCGTATGGGCGCCAACAGTCTCGAGCGTATGGGCCTGGAGCGCATGGGCGCCAACAGCCTAGAGCGTATGGGTCCTGCCATGGGCCCGGCCCTGGGCGCTGGCATTGAGCGCATGGGCCTGGCCATGGGTGGCGGTGGCGGTGCCAGCTTTGACCGTGCCATCGAGATGGAGCGTGGCAACTTTGGAGGAAGTTTCGCGGGTTCCTTTGGTGGAGCTGGAGGCCATGCCCCTGGGGTGGCCAGGAAGGCCTGCCAGATATTTGTGAGAAAT CTCCCGTTTGATTTTACATGGAAGATGCTAAAAGACAAGTTCAACGAATGCG GCCACGTGCTGTATGCTGACATCAAGATGGAGAATGGGAAGTCCAAGGGGTGCGGTGTGGTTAAGTTTGAGTCGCCAGAGGTGGCTGAGAGAGCCTGCCGGATGATGAATGGGATGAAGCTGAGTGGCCGAGAGATTGATGTTCGAATCGATAGAAATGCTTAA
- the HNRNPM gene encoding heterogeneous nuclear ribonucleoprotein M isoform X5, which produces MEESMKKAAEVLNKHSLSGRPLKVKEDPDGEHARRAMQKVMATTGGMGMGPGGPGMINIPPSILNNPNIPNEIIHALQAGRLGSTVFVANLDYKVGWKKLKEVFSMAGVVVRADILEDKDGKSRGIGTVTFEQSIEAVQAISMFNGQLLFDRPMHVKMDERALPKGDFFPPERPQQLPHGLGGIGMGLGPGGQPIDANHLNKGIGMGNLGPAGMGMEGIGFGINKMGGMEGPFGGGMENMGRFGSGMNMGRINEMERGRGGGFERDFARKQMGMSRSFGEPLGRGMEILSNALKRGEIIAKQGGGGGGGSVPGIERMGPGIDRIGGAGMERMGAGLGHGMDRVGSEIERMGLVMDRMGSVERMGSGIERMGPLGLDHMASSIERMGQTMERIGSGVERMGAGMGFGLERMAAPIDRVGQTIERMGSGVERMGPAIERMGLGMERMVPAGMGAGLERMGPVMDRMATGLERMGANNLERMGLERMGANSLERMGLERMGANSLERMGPAMGPALGAGIERMGLAMGGGGGASFDRAIEMERGNFGGSFAGSFGGAGGHAPGVARKACQIFVRNLPFDFTWKMLKDKFNECGDLD; this is translated from the exons GATCCTGATGGTGAACATGCCAGGAGAGCAATGCAAAAGGTGATGGCTACGACTGGTGGGATGGGTATGGGACCAGGTGGCCCAGGAATGATTAATATCCCACCCAGTATCCTAAATAATCCTAACATCCCAAATGAGATTATCCATGCATTACAGGCTGGAAGACTTGGAAGCACAGTATTTGTAGCAAAT CTGGATTATAAAGTTGGCTGGAAGAAACTGAAGGAAGTTTTTAGTATGGCTGGTGTGGTGGTCCGAGCAGACATTCTTGAGGATAAAGACGGAAAAAGTCGTGGAATAGGCACTGTTACTTTTGAACAGTCCATTGAAGCCGTGCAAGCTATAT CTATGTTTAATGGCCAGCTGCTGTTTGACAGACCAATGCACGTGAAAATG gaTGAGAGGGCCTTACCAAAGGGAGATTTTTTCCCTCCTGAGCGTCCACAACAACTTCCCC atggacttGGTGGTATTGGCATGGGGTTAGGACCAGGAGGGCAGCCTATTGATGCCAACCATTTGAATAAAGGCATTGGAATGGGCAACCTGGGACCTGCAG gaatgGGAATGGAAGGCATAGGatttggaataaataaaatgggag GCATGGAAGGACCCTTTGGTGGTGGTATGGAAAACATGGGTCGATTTGGATCTGGGATGAACATGGGCAGAATAAACG AGATGGAGCGTGGCAGGGGTGGAGGATTTGAGAGAGACTTTGCCAGAAAGCAGATGGGAATGTCTCGAAGCTTTGGAGAGCCCCTTGGCAGAGGAATGG AAATCCTAAGTAATGCCCTGAAGAGAGGAGAGATCATTGCAAAGCAGGGAGGAG gtGGAGGCGGAGGCAGTGTCCCTGGAATTGAGAGGATGGGCCCTGGCATTGACCGCATCGGGGGGGCCGGCATGGAACGCATGGGCGCAGGCCTGGGCCACGGCATGGATCGTGTGGGCTCCGAGATTGAGCGCATGGGCCTGGTCATGGACCGCATGGGCTCCGTCGAGCGCATGGGCTCTGGCATCGAGCGCATGGGCCCCCTGGGCCTCGACCACATGGCCTCCAGCATCGAGCGCATGGGCCAGACCATGGAGCGCATCGGCTCTGGCGTAGAGCGCATGGGTGCCGGCATGGGCTTTGGCCTCGAGCGAATGGCCGCACCCATTGACCGTGTGGGCCAGACCATCGAGCGCATGGGCTCTGGTGTGGAGCGCATGGGCCCTGCCATCGAGCGCATGGGCCTGGGCATGGAGCGCATGGTGCCCGCAGGCATGGGGGCAGGCCTGGAGCGCATGGGCCCCGTGATGGATCGCATGGCCACCGGCCTGGAGCGCATGGGCGCCAACAACCTGGAGCGCATGGGCCTGGAGCGTATGGGCGCCAACAGTCTCGAGCGTATGGGCCTGGAGCGCATGGGCGCCAACAGCCTAGAGCGTATGGGTCCTGCCATGGGCCCGGCCCTGGGCGCTGGCATTGAGCGCATGGGCCTGGCCATGGGTGGCGGTGGCGGTGCCAGCTTTGACCGTGCCATCGAGATGGAGCGTGGCAACTTTGGAGGAAGTTTCGCGGGTTCCTTTGGTGGAGCTGGAGGCCATGCCCCTGGGGTGGCCAGGAAGGCCTGCCAGATATTTGTGAGAAAT CTCCCGTTTGATTTTACATGGAAGATGCTAAAAGACAAGTTCAACGAATGCG GTGATCTGGACTGA